The following are from one region of the Camarhynchus parvulus chromosome 3, STF_HiC, whole genome shotgun sequence genome:
- the POLH gene encoding DNA polymerase eta isoform X2 → MSRGRERVVALVDMDCFFMQVEQRLDPQLRGRPCAVVQYTEWQGGGIIAVSYEARAFGVSREELRQRGLDEWLASLSFDNPDCPDLQLTMGAVIVEEIRVAVEEATGFRCSAGISHNKTLAKLACGLNKPNRQTLVSARFVPQLFSQLPVSSIRNLGGKLGTAITDILGVEYIGELTQFSETELQTHFGEKTGSWLYDLCRGIEEEPVKNRYLPQSIGCSKNFPGKSALATQKAVQHWLLQLALELESRLNKDRSQNHRVARQLMVVIRQQGDTRVSRLCALSRYDAQKMCNDAFTLIQTCNVAGAHQAAWSPPLISVQLSASKFSEPVTLSTGIATFLTGDAQPDGTATTSQNSTSCGRAGVKFFRSPSKELRQKPASAIESFFQKAAERQLSQAVTATSLPTAATAEPAVPSSPEHQERAAVGLPVGLASVQCDLESPVKQDPSDASPTSLYKRLCREKLPSDATQTPSTPPSSRTLLKFQPAVEGNEQNLPPSPELALLPPASPGDQQRCEKCGQLVLVWEFPEHMDYHFALELQSSFLEPSPPMAPDAAPNAKAVASRSPAKAKNKPKTSAGSSTKRPKEGVTRTLDFFFKPLPP, encoded by the exons ATGTCTCGGGGCCGGGAGCGCGTGGTGGCCCTGGTAGACATGGACTGCTTCTTCATGCAGGTGGAGCAGCGCCTCGACCCGCAGCTGCGCGGCCGCCCTTGCGCCGTGGTGCAGTACACCGAGTGGCAGGGCGGCGG GATCATCGCGGTGAGCTACGAGGCGCGCGCCTTCGGCGTGTCCCGCG AGGAGCTGCGGCAACGTGGTTTGGACGAGTGGCTGGCGTCGCTGTCTTTCGATAACCCAGATTGTCCTGACCTGCAGCTGACCATGGGCGCAGTAATTGTGGAAGAAATTAGGGTGGCAGTGGAAGAAGCTACCGGATTCCGGTGTTCAGCTGGCATCTCGCACAACAAG ACACTGGCAAAGCTGGCCTGTGGGTTGAACAAGCCCAACCGACAGACGCTTGTGTCTGCACGGTTTGTGCCACAGCTCTTCAGCCAACTGCCCGTCAGCAGCAT CCGTAACCTGGGAGGCAAGCTTGGCACTGCTATCACAGACATCCTGGGAGTGGAGTACATCGGGGAGCTGACACAGTTCAGTGAGACTGAGCTCCAGAcacattttggagaaaaaaccGG ATCTTGGCTCTATGACTTGTGCAGAGGAATTGAAGAGGAACCTGTCAAAAACCGGTACCTGCCCCAGTCTATTGGCTGCAGCAAGAATTTCCCTGGGAAGTCAGCCCTGGCCACACAGAAGGCG GTGCAGcactggctcctgcagctggccTTGGAGCTGGAGTCCAGACTGAACAAGGACAGGAGCCAG AACCACCGCGTGGCCCGGCAGCTGATGGTGGTGATCCGCCAGCAAGGGGACACCCGCGTGTCACGTCTGTGTGCCCTGTCCCGCTATGACGCACAGAAAATGTGCAACGACGCCTTCACCCTCATCCAAACCTGCAACGTGGCTGGGGCTCACCAGGCTGCATG GTCTCCACCTCTGATTTCAGTGCAACTCTCAGCAAGCAAGTTCTCGGAGCCTGTCACCCTCTCTACAGGCATTGCCACCTTCCTGACGGGTGATGCCCAGCCTGatggcactgccaccaccagCCAAAACTCCACATCTTGTGGGAGGGCCGGGGTCAAGTTCTTTAGGAGCCCGAGCAAAGAGCTTCGGCAGAAGCCAGCTAGTGCTATCGAGTCGTTCTtccaaaaggcagcagagcGGCAGCTGTcacaggcagtgacagcaaCCAGCCTGcccactgctgccactgcagagccagctgtgcccagctccccagagcacCAGGAGAGAGCTGCTGTTGGCTTGCCTGTTGGACTTGCCTCTGTACAGTGTGACCTGGAGTCCCCTGTGAAGCAGGATCCCAGCGATGCCAGCCCTACTTCTCTGTACAAGAGGCTTTGCCGGGAGAAGTTGCCATCAGATGCCACACAAACACCCTCAACTCCACCCAGCTCCAGGACCCTTCTGAAATTCCAGCCAGCTGTGGAGGGAAATGAGCAGAATTTGCCACCCTCTCCTGAGCTcgccctgctgcctcctgcctctccagggGACCAGCAGCGCTGTGAGAAGTGTGGCCAGCTCGTGCTGGTGTGGGAGTTCCCAGAGCACATGGACTACCACTTTGCTCTGGAGCTGCAAAGCTCTTTCCTGGAGCCCAGCCCTCCCATGGCTCCAGACGCAGCTCCCAATGCAAAGGCTGTGGCTTCCAGGTCTCCTGCCAAGGCTAAGAACAAGCCCAAGACTTCAGCAGGATCTAGTACAAAACGACCCAAGGAAGGTGTGACAAGAACTttagattttttctttaagccCTTACCTCCTTAA
- the GTPBP2 gene encoding GTP-binding protein 2 has product MDSRVSELFGGCCRPTGGGASAALRGRGGAAPGGGGSKTKKKNGRSRGAKANNPPYLPPEAEDGNIEYKLKLVNPSQYRFEHLVTQMKWRLQEGRGEAVYQIGVEDNGLLVGLSEEEMRASLKTLRRMAEKVGADITVLREREVDYDSDVPRKITEVLVRKVPDNQQFLDLRVAVLGNVDSGKSTLLGVLTQGELDNGRGRARLNLFRHLHEIQSGRTSSISFEILGFNSKGEVVNYSDSRTAEEICESSSKMITFIDLAGHHKYLKTTIFGLTSYCPDFAMLVVSANTGIAGTTREHLGLAMALKVPFFIVISKVDLCSKATVERTVKQLERILKQPGCNKLPLLVNSDDDAVTAAQQFAQSPNITPIFTLSSVSGENLDLLKVFLNILPPLTNSKEQEELMQQHTEFQVDEIYTVPEVGTVVGGTLSSGICREGENLVVGPTDDGKFLRLKVCSIQRNRSACRVLRAGQAATLALGPFDRSLLRKGMVMVSPEMNPTICSVFEAEIVLLFHATTFRKGFQVTVHVGNVRQTAIVEKIHGKDKLRTGEKAVVCFRFIKHPEYLKIGAKLLFREGVTKGIGHVTNLQAITTKENGLEESLGPGQLSF; this is encoded by the exons ATGGACTCGCGGGTGTCAGAGCTGTTCGGGGGCTGCTGTCGGCCGACGGGCGGCGGGGCAAGCGCAGCGCTGCGCGGGCGCGGGGGGGCCGCGCCTGGCGGCGGCGGCTCGAAGACGAAGAAGAAGAACGGGCGGAGCCGCGGAGCGAAGGCCAACAACCCCCCGTACCTGCCGCCCGAG GCAGAAGATGGAAACATCGAGTACAAG CTGAAGCTGGTGAACCCCTCGCAGTACCGCTTTGAGCACCTGGTGACCCAGATGAAGTGGCGGCTGCAGGAGGGCCGAGGGGAGGCCGTCTATCAGATCGGCGTGGAGGACAACGGGCTGCTGGTGGGCCTCTCGGAGGAGGAGATGCGAGCCTCACTCAAGACGCTGCGCCGCATGGCAGAGAA GGTTGGGGCTGACATTACAGTGCTGCGGGAGAGGGAGGTCGATTACGACAGCGATGTTCCAAGGAAGATAACAGAGGTGCTTGTCCGAAAGGTGCCTGACAACCAGCAG TTCCTAGACCTTCGAGTAGCTGTCCTAGGGAATGTGGACTCAGGGAAGTCAACACTGTTGGGAGTCCTAACGCAAGGAGAGCTGGACAATGGGCGGGGCAGAGCACGCCTCAACCTCTTCCGGCATCTCCATGAAATCCAGTCAGGAAGAACATCAAGCATCAGCTTTGAGATCCTTGGCTTCAACAGCAAAGGAGAG GTGGTAAATTACAGCGACTCCCGGACAGCAGAAGAGATCTGTGAGAGTTCTTCCAAGATGATCACTTTCATTGACCTGGCTGGTCACCACAAGTATCTGAAAACAACCATCTTTGGCCTCACCAGCTATTGCCCAGACTTTGCCATGCTGGTGGTTAGTGCCAACACTGGCATTG CGGGCACAACTCGAGAGCACTTGGGCTTGGCCATGGCCCTCAAGGTCCCCTTCTTCATTGTCATCAGCAAAGTCGACTTGTGTTCAAAAGCCACCGTGGAACGGACAGTGAAGCAGCTGGAACGAATCCTGAAGCAGCCAGGCTGTAACAAGCTCCCCCTGCTTGTGAATTCAGACGACGATGCAGTTACAGCAGCACAACAGTTTGCACAATCTCCCAA CATCACCCCAATCTTCACACTGTCCAGTGTTTCTGGGGAGAACCTGGATCTCTTGAAAGTCTTCCTCAACATCCTCCCTCCACTGACCAACAGTAAAGAGCAGGAAGAATTAATGCAGCAACATACAGAATTTCAG GTTGATGAAATTTATACAGTGCCAGAGGTGGGGACTGTTGTGGGAGGAACTCTGTCAAG TGGGATCTGCCGAGAAGGGGAGAACTTGGTGGTTGGTCCCACTGACGACGGGAAGTTCCTTCGGCTGAAGGTGTGCAGCATCCAGCGGAACCGCTCTGCCTGCCGCGTGCTGCGGGCCGGGCAGGCAGCCACTCTGGCCCTCGGACCCTTCGACCGCTCCCTGCTGCGCAAG GGCATGGTGATGGTGAGCCCAGAAATGAACCCCACCATCTGCTCAGTGTTTGAAGCCGAGATCGTTCTGTTATTCCATGCCACAACTTTCCGGAAGGGGTTTCAGGTGACGGTGCACGTGGGGAATGTGCGACAGACAGCTATTGTAGAGAAGATCCATGGAAAG gacaAGCTGCGGACAGGAGAGAAGGCAGTTGTCTGTTTCAGGTTCATCAAGCATCCTGAATACTTGAAGATTGGAGCCAAACTACTTTTCCGTGAAGGAGTCACCAAAGGCATTGGGCATGTCACTAACCTCCAAGCCATCACCACTAAAGAAAACGGCCTGGAGGAGTCCCTGGGGCCTGGACAGCTGAGCTTCTGA
- the POLH gene encoding DNA polymerase eta isoform X1: MSRGRERVVALVDMDCFFMQVEQRLDPQLRGRPCAVVQYTEWQGGGIIAVSYEARAFGVSRGMWASEARALCPELALARVPQARGKADLTRYREASAEVMQVLSRFAAIERASIDEAYLDLTGSARHRLRELRGRPLAAALLPSTFVQGLPAEPGPEPGGKGAHRADPRGKEELRQRGLDEWLASLSFDNPDCPDLQLTMGAVIVEEIRVAVEEATGFRCSAGISHNKTLAKLACGLNKPNRQTLVSARFVPQLFSQLPVSSIRNLGGKLGTAITDILGVEYIGELTQFSETELQTHFGEKTGSWLYDLCRGIEEEPVKNRYLPQSIGCSKNFPGKSALATQKAVQHWLLQLALELESRLNKDRSQNHRVARQLMVVIRQQGDTRVSRLCALSRYDAQKMCNDAFTLIQTCNVAGAHQAAWSPPLISVQLSASKFSEPVTLSTGIATFLTGDAQPDGTATTSQNSTSCGRAGVKFFRSPSKELRQKPASAIESFFQKAAERQLSQAVTATSLPTAATAEPAVPSSPEHQERAAVGLPVGLASVQCDLESPVKQDPSDASPTSLYKRLCREKLPSDATQTPSTPPSSRTLLKFQPAVEGNEQNLPPSPELALLPPASPGDQQRCEKCGQLVLVWEFPEHMDYHFALELQSSFLEPSPPMAPDAAPNAKAVASRSPAKAKNKPKTSAGSSTKRPKEGVTRTLDFFFKPLPP, encoded by the exons ATGTCTCGGGGCCGGGAGCGCGTGGTGGCCCTGGTAGACATGGACTGCTTCTTCATGCAGGTGGAGCAGCGCCTCGACCCGCAGCTGCGCGGCCGCCCTTGCGCCGTGGTGCAGTACACCGAGTGGCAGGGCGGCGG GATCATCGCGGTGAGCTACGAGGCGCGCGCCTTCGGCGTGTCCCGCGGTATGTGGGCGTCGGAGGCGCGGGCGCTGTGCCCCGAGCTGGCGCTGGCCCGGGTGCCGCAGGCGCGGGGCAAGGCGGACCTCACACG GTACCGGGAGGCCAGCGCGGAGGTGATGCAGGTGCTGTCGCGCTTCGCCGCCATCGAGCGCGCGAGCATCGACGAGGCGTACCTGGACCTGACGGGCAGCGCGCGCCATCGGCTGCGCGAGCTGCGCGGGCGGCCCCTGGCGGCCGCgctgctgcccagcaccttCGTGCAGGGACTGCCCGCAGAGCCCGGCCCCGAGCCCGGCGGGAAGGGCGCGCACCGAGCTGATCCCCGCGGGAAGG AGGAGCTGCGGCAACGTGGTTTGGACGAGTGGCTGGCGTCGCTGTCTTTCGATAACCCAGATTGTCCTGACCTGCAGCTGACCATGGGCGCAGTAATTGTGGAAGAAATTAGGGTGGCAGTGGAAGAAGCTACCGGATTCCGGTGTTCAGCTGGCATCTCGCACAACAAG ACACTGGCAAAGCTGGCCTGTGGGTTGAACAAGCCCAACCGACAGACGCTTGTGTCTGCACGGTTTGTGCCACAGCTCTTCAGCCAACTGCCCGTCAGCAGCAT CCGTAACCTGGGAGGCAAGCTTGGCACTGCTATCACAGACATCCTGGGAGTGGAGTACATCGGGGAGCTGACACAGTTCAGTGAGACTGAGCTCCAGAcacattttggagaaaaaaccGG ATCTTGGCTCTATGACTTGTGCAGAGGAATTGAAGAGGAACCTGTCAAAAACCGGTACCTGCCCCAGTCTATTGGCTGCAGCAAGAATTTCCCTGGGAAGTCAGCCCTGGCCACACAGAAGGCG GTGCAGcactggctcctgcagctggccTTGGAGCTGGAGTCCAGACTGAACAAGGACAGGAGCCAG AACCACCGCGTGGCCCGGCAGCTGATGGTGGTGATCCGCCAGCAAGGGGACACCCGCGTGTCACGTCTGTGTGCCCTGTCCCGCTATGACGCACAGAAAATGTGCAACGACGCCTTCACCCTCATCCAAACCTGCAACGTGGCTGGGGCTCACCAGGCTGCATG GTCTCCACCTCTGATTTCAGTGCAACTCTCAGCAAGCAAGTTCTCGGAGCCTGTCACCCTCTCTACAGGCATTGCCACCTTCCTGACGGGTGATGCCCAGCCTGatggcactgccaccaccagCCAAAACTCCACATCTTGTGGGAGGGCCGGGGTCAAGTTCTTTAGGAGCCCGAGCAAAGAGCTTCGGCAGAAGCCAGCTAGTGCTATCGAGTCGTTCTtccaaaaggcagcagagcGGCAGCTGTcacaggcagtgacagcaaCCAGCCTGcccactgctgccactgcagagccagctgtgcccagctccccagagcacCAGGAGAGAGCTGCTGTTGGCTTGCCTGTTGGACTTGCCTCTGTACAGTGTGACCTGGAGTCCCCTGTGAAGCAGGATCCCAGCGATGCCAGCCCTACTTCTCTGTACAAGAGGCTTTGCCGGGAGAAGTTGCCATCAGATGCCACACAAACACCCTCAACTCCACCCAGCTCCAGGACCCTTCTGAAATTCCAGCCAGCTGTGGAGGGAAATGAGCAGAATTTGCCACCCTCTCCTGAGCTcgccctgctgcctcctgcctctccagggGACCAGCAGCGCTGTGAGAAGTGTGGCCAGCTCGTGCTGGTGTGGGAGTTCCCAGAGCACATGGACTACCACTTTGCTCTGGAGCTGCAAAGCTCTTTCCTGGAGCCCAGCCCTCCCATGGCTCCAGACGCAGCTCCCAATGCAAAGGCTGTGGCTTCCAGGTCTCCTGCCAAGGCTAAGAACAAGCCCAAGACTTCAGCAGGATCTAGTACAAAACGACCCAAGGAAGGTGTGACAAGAACTttagattttttctttaagccCTTACCTCCTTAA
- the MAD2L1BP gene encoding MAD2L1-binding protein, protein MGPRGDRPVLGSPAVAVAFPGAVCRGSGYRFACELLKHVLHQRNQLPLPYEQLAYFCRRAAQGGDGIEKPRSLGLASRKCQQLLTELEGLFQHLEVMFSLTLVPRVLFLLGGNVMNPKELYELNLEGFCEGSAEESLQTAPCVRQLFHRLFVADVFSELKALPVTGTLVLVQGHRDCGVEWFRPKLNYQVPSRGRKLTVKLSCDGDLHVSASPPQHTAPAWEDYVWFQAPVTLKGFSE, encoded by the exons ATGGGGCCTCGGGGAGACCGGCCGGTGCTGGGCAGCCCCGCCGTGGCCGTGGCGTTCCCGGGAGCTGTGTGCCGGGGCAGCGGCTACCGCTTCGCCTGTGAGCTCCTGAAGCACGTCCTGCACCAGCGGAACCAGCTCCCGCTGCCCTACGAGCAGCTGGCCTACTTCTGCCGGCGGGCGGCCCAG GGTGGAGATGGAATTGAGAAACCACGTTCCCTGGGCCTAGCAAGCAGAAAGTGCCAGCAGTTGCTGACAGAGCTGGAGGGATTGTTCCAGCACCTGGAAGTCATGTTTAGTCTGACGCTGGTTCCTCGGGTTCTTTTCCTACTTGGAGGCAATGTCATGAACCCCAAGGAGCTCTATGAGTTGAATTTAGAGGGGTTCTGTGAGGGCTCTGCTGAAGAGAGCCTCCAGACCGCGCCCTGTGTTCGCCAGCTCTTTCACCGCCTGTTTGTTGCTGATGTCTTCAGTGAACTTAAGGCTCTCCCTGTGACAGGCACTCTTGTCCTGGTCCAGGGCCACCGTGACTGTGGTGTTGAGTGGTTCCGGCCCAAGCTCAACTACCAAGTGCCGAGCCGAGGGAGGAAGCTGACTGTTAAGCTGTCCTGTGATGGAGACCTCCACGTCAGTGCCTCACctccacagcacacagcacctgcTTGGGAGGACTATGTCTGGTTCCAAGCACCAGTGACCCTCAAAGGCTTTAGTGAATGA
- the POLH gene encoding DNA polymerase eta isoform X3 yields MWASEARALCPELALARVPQARGKADLTRYREASAEVMQVLSRFAAIERASIDEAYLDLTGSARHRLRELRGRPLAAALLPSTFVQGLPAEPGPEPGGKGAHRADPRGKEELRQRGLDEWLASLSFDNPDCPDLQLTMGAVIVEEIRVAVEEATGFRCSAGISHNKTLAKLACGLNKPNRQTLVSARFVPQLFSQLPVSSIRNLGGKLGTAITDILGVEYIGELTQFSETELQTHFGEKTGSWLYDLCRGIEEEPVKNRYLPQSIGCSKNFPGKSALATQKAVQHWLLQLALELESRLNKDRSQNHRVARQLMVVIRQQGDTRVSRLCALSRYDAQKMCNDAFTLIQTCNVAGAHQAAWSPPLISVQLSASKFSEPVTLSTGIATFLTGDAQPDGTATTSQNSTSCGRAGVKFFRSPSKELRQKPASAIESFFQKAAERQLSQAVTATSLPTAATAEPAVPSSPEHQERAAVGLPVGLASVQCDLESPVKQDPSDASPTSLYKRLCREKLPSDATQTPSTPPSSRTLLKFQPAVEGNEQNLPPSPELALLPPASPGDQQRCEKCGQLVLVWEFPEHMDYHFALELQSSFLEPSPPMAPDAAPNAKAVASRSPAKAKNKPKTSAGSSTKRPKEGVTRTLDFFFKPLPP; encoded by the exons ATGTGGGCGTCGGAGGCGCGGGCGCTGTGCCCCGAGCTGGCGCTGGCCCGGGTGCCGCAGGCGCGGGGCAAGGCGGACCTCACACG GTACCGGGAGGCCAGCGCGGAGGTGATGCAGGTGCTGTCGCGCTTCGCCGCCATCGAGCGCGCGAGCATCGACGAGGCGTACCTGGACCTGACGGGCAGCGCGCGCCATCGGCTGCGCGAGCTGCGCGGGCGGCCCCTGGCGGCCGCgctgctgcccagcaccttCGTGCAGGGACTGCCCGCAGAGCCCGGCCCCGAGCCCGGCGGGAAGGGCGCGCACCGAGCTGATCCCCGCGGGAAGG AGGAGCTGCGGCAACGTGGTTTGGACGAGTGGCTGGCGTCGCTGTCTTTCGATAACCCAGATTGTCCTGACCTGCAGCTGACCATGGGCGCAGTAATTGTGGAAGAAATTAGGGTGGCAGTGGAAGAAGCTACCGGATTCCGGTGTTCAGCTGGCATCTCGCACAACAAG ACACTGGCAAAGCTGGCCTGTGGGTTGAACAAGCCCAACCGACAGACGCTTGTGTCTGCACGGTTTGTGCCACAGCTCTTCAGCCAACTGCCCGTCAGCAGCAT CCGTAACCTGGGAGGCAAGCTTGGCACTGCTATCACAGACATCCTGGGAGTGGAGTACATCGGGGAGCTGACACAGTTCAGTGAGACTGAGCTCCAGAcacattttggagaaaaaaccGG ATCTTGGCTCTATGACTTGTGCAGAGGAATTGAAGAGGAACCTGTCAAAAACCGGTACCTGCCCCAGTCTATTGGCTGCAGCAAGAATTTCCCTGGGAAGTCAGCCCTGGCCACACAGAAGGCG GTGCAGcactggctcctgcagctggccTTGGAGCTGGAGTCCAGACTGAACAAGGACAGGAGCCAG AACCACCGCGTGGCCCGGCAGCTGATGGTGGTGATCCGCCAGCAAGGGGACACCCGCGTGTCACGTCTGTGTGCCCTGTCCCGCTATGACGCACAGAAAATGTGCAACGACGCCTTCACCCTCATCCAAACCTGCAACGTGGCTGGGGCTCACCAGGCTGCATG GTCTCCACCTCTGATTTCAGTGCAACTCTCAGCAAGCAAGTTCTCGGAGCCTGTCACCCTCTCTACAGGCATTGCCACCTTCCTGACGGGTGATGCCCAGCCTGatggcactgccaccaccagCCAAAACTCCACATCTTGTGGGAGGGCCGGGGTCAAGTTCTTTAGGAGCCCGAGCAAAGAGCTTCGGCAGAAGCCAGCTAGTGCTATCGAGTCGTTCTtccaaaaggcagcagagcGGCAGCTGTcacaggcagtgacagcaaCCAGCCTGcccactgctgccactgcagagccagctgtgcccagctccccagagcacCAGGAGAGAGCTGCTGTTGGCTTGCCTGTTGGACTTGCCTCTGTACAGTGTGACCTGGAGTCCCCTGTGAAGCAGGATCCCAGCGATGCCAGCCCTACTTCTCTGTACAAGAGGCTTTGCCGGGAGAAGTTGCCATCAGATGCCACACAAACACCCTCAACTCCACCCAGCTCCAGGACCCTTCTGAAATTCCAGCCAGCTGTGGAGGGAAATGAGCAGAATTTGCCACCCTCTCCTGAGCTcgccctgctgcctcctgcctctccagggGACCAGCAGCGCTGTGAGAAGTGTGGCCAGCTCGTGCTGGTGTGGGAGTTCCCAGAGCACATGGACTACCACTTTGCTCTGGAGCTGCAAAGCTCTTTCCTGGAGCCCAGCCCTCCCATGGCTCCAGACGCAGCTCCCAATGCAAAGGCTGTGGCTTCCAGGTCTCCTGCCAAGGCTAAGAACAAGCCCAAGACTTCAGCAGGATCTAGTACAAAACGACCCAAGGAAGGTGTGACAAGAACTttagattttttctttaagccCTTACCTCCTTAA